One Esox lucius isolate fEsoLuc1 chromosome 1, fEsoLuc1.pri, whole genome shotgun sequence genomic region harbors:
- the nkapd1 gene encoding uncharacterized protein NKAPD1 isoform X1, with protein sequence MNATDRKSDGGVIMARVPMGKVLLRNVIRHTDAHNKIQEESEMWKLRGMEKHPSTSHRTMAPASNSSRSHMHCDRVEDGAGYRLGRREHSSGQDEREARYWTKKLYDFESNDPDRWGHSGFKELYPEEFKSDGESDSSNQNDHRRKKKSKSSSETSKSKHLKKSSKKKKKKKEKRNKTGESDEFSSNKIHSIQQKQKRKRSKSKNKRRNSERSREKYESSYEVSDIEEGGKGKRKKQHMESYRDSALGPESNKKRRKNWKEGEEKSEDSPED encoded by the exons ATGAATGCCACGGACAGGAAGTCAGACGGTG GTGTCATCATGGCTAGGGTGCCAATGGGCAAGGTGCTGCTGCGAAATGTAATCCGTCACACAGATGCCCACAACAAG ATCCAGGAGGAGTCTGAGATGTGGAAGCTgagggggatggagaaacaTCCCTCCACCAGCCACAGAACAATGGCACCAGCCTCAAACTCATCCAG GAGCCACATGCACTGTGATCGGGTTGAGGATGGGGCTGGATACAGGCTTGGGAGAAGAGAACACAGCTCTGGCCAGGATGAGAGGGAAGCACGCTACTGGACAAAGAAACTGTATGACTTTGAATCCAATGATCCTGAcag ATGGGGACACAGCGGTTTTAAAGAACTATACCCAGAGGAGTTTAAAAGTGACGG gGAAAGCGATTCCAGTAATCAGAATGACCATcggagaaaaaaaaagtcaaagtCCAGCTCTGAAACATCCAAATCGAAACACCTAAAGAAATCctcaaaaaagaagaaaaagaaaaaagaaaagcgaAACAAGACAGGAGAGTCTGATGAGTTCAGCAGCAACAAGATCCACAGTatccaacagaaacagaagaGGAAAAGAAGCAAAAGCAAAAATAAGAGGAGAAATTCTGAGCGAAGCAGAGAGAAATATGAGAGCAGTTATGAGGTTAGTGATattgaggagggagggaaaggaaaaagaaagaaacaacacaTGGAATCTTACAGAGACTCTGCTTTAGGACCCGAGTCGAacaagaagaggaggaaaaactggaaagaaggagaagaaaaatCAGAGGACAGTCCTGAGGAttga
- the nkapd1 gene encoding uncharacterized protein NKAPD1 isoform X2: MARVPMGKVLLRNVIRHTDAHNKIQEESEMWKLRGMEKHPSTSHRTMAPASNSSRSHMHCDRVEDGAGYRLGRREHSSGQDEREARYWTKKLYDFESNDPDRWGHSGFKELYPEEFKSDGESDSSNQNDHRRKKKSKSSSETSKSKHLKKSSKKKKKKKEKRNKTGESDEFSSNKIHSIQQKQKRKRSKSKNKRRNSERSREKYESSYEVSDIEEGGKGKRKKQHMESYRDSALGPESNKKRRKNWKEGEEKSEDSPED; encoded by the exons ATGGCTAGGGTGCCAATGGGCAAGGTGCTGCTGCGAAATGTAATCCGTCACACAGATGCCCACAACAAG ATCCAGGAGGAGTCTGAGATGTGGAAGCTgagggggatggagaaacaTCCCTCCACCAGCCACAGAACAATGGCACCAGCCTCAAACTCATCCAG GAGCCACATGCACTGTGATCGGGTTGAGGATGGGGCTGGATACAGGCTTGGGAGAAGAGAACACAGCTCTGGCCAGGATGAGAGGGAAGCACGCTACTGGACAAAGAAACTGTATGACTTTGAATCCAATGATCCTGAcag ATGGGGACACAGCGGTTTTAAAGAACTATACCCAGAGGAGTTTAAAAGTGACGG gGAAAGCGATTCCAGTAATCAGAATGACCATcggagaaaaaaaaagtcaaagtCCAGCTCTGAAACATCCAAATCGAAACACCTAAAGAAATCctcaaaaaagaagaaaaagaaaaaagaaaagcgaAACAAGACAGGAGAGTCTGATGAGTTCAGCAGCAACAAGATCCACAGTatccaacagaaacagaagaGGAAAAGAAGCAAAAGCAAAAATAAGAGGAGAAATTCTGAGCGAAGCAGAGAGAAATATGAGAGCAGTTATGAGGTTAGTGATattgaggagggagggaaaggaaaaagaaagaaacaacacaTGGAATCTTACAGAGACTCTGCTTTAGGACCCGAGTCGAacaagaagaggaggaaaaactggaaagaaggagaagaaaaatCAGAGGACAGTCCTGAGGAttga
- the lrfn1 gene encoding leucine-rich repeat and fibronectin type III domain-containing protein 1 — MERLVVSVLMCAVLVKGYNCPGRCICQHLSPTLTLLCAKTGLLFVPPTIDRKTVELRLTDNFITIIRRKDFFNMTSLVHLTLSRNTISQITPHAFLGLRSLRALHMDGNRLSVIKSDHLKGLVNLRHLILGNNQIHYVAPSSFDEFVSTIEDLDLSNNNLRTLPWEEIGKMTNINTLTLDHNLIDHIGAGTFTLLTKLVRLDMTSNRLQKLPPDSLFQHAQVLSDAKGSNPSSLAVSFGGNPLHCNCELLWLRRLTREDDLETCASPEHLMDKYFWSIQEEEFICEPPLITKYLSTKPYVMEGQGVTLKCKAMGDPDPAIHWRFPDGKLVHNNSRTILYDNGTLDILITTLKDSGAFNCVASNAAGIATAAVEINMIPLPLFVNNTLHHMREADRGLSDITTSSKSGNDTKGHDKHQDKRVVVAELTSSSAVIRWPSERHIPGIRMYQIQYNSTVDDTLVYRMIPSTSKTFLINDLAAGREYDLCVLAVYDDGITSLTATRVVGCVQFLTASEVSQCRFIHSQFLGGTMIIIIGGIIVASVLVFIIILMIRYKAYSSPEDRKAKVSSSMHSQTNGSQHRLQRSTSKQPAEDSHQREALPEAAKECMAMLLKVDSENEERDNPPTTTAIMEVELPAPPTDKMKRRTSLDAHRPGSGPPSDDTQTDSSLTGSTMSLCLLGPNAGTSEAPRLKDKKSALASMGFNDELARTRHRFSFDGGDYSIFQSHSYPRRARTRRHKSTNQLNVESSPLANRGVTFSSTEWMLESTV, encoded by the exons ATGGAGCGGCTGGTTGTGAGTGTGCTAATGTGTGCGGTGCTGGTGAAGGGCTACAACTGTCCCGGTCGCTGCATTTGCCAGCACCTCTCTCCCACACTAACTCTGCTTTGTGCAAAAACTGGTCTGCTGTTTGTGCCCCCAACCATTGACCGCAAGACCGTGGAGTTGCGCCTCACCGACAACTTCATCACCATCATCCGCAGGAAAGACTTTTTCAATATGACCAGCTTGGTCCACCTAACCCTGTCTCGTAATACAATCAGCCAGATAACACCACATGCCTTCCTGGGCCTACGATCACTACGCGCCCTCCACATGGATGGGAACCGCCTCAGCGTGATCAAGAGTGACCACCTGAAAGGCTTGGTCAACCTGCGCCACCTCATCCTAGGCAACAACCAGATCCACTATGTGGCCCCTTCCTCCTTTGACGAGTTTGTGTCCACCATCGAGGACCTGGACCTGTCCAACAATAACCTGAGGACCCTGCCTTGGGAGGAGATAGGCAAGATGACCAACATCAACACCCTCACTTTGGACCACAACCTGATAGACCACATTGGAGCTGGCACTTTCACACTACTTACCAAGCTGGTGCGTCTAGACATGACCTCCAACCGCCTGCAGAAGCTGCCCCCAGACAGCCTGTTCCAGCACGCCCAGGTGCTCTCAGACGCCAAAGGCTCCAACCCATCCTCCCTGGCAGTTAGCTTTGGGGGAAACCCTCTCCACTGTAACTGTGAGCTGCTGTGGCTCCGGAGGCTGACCCGTGAGGACGACCTGGAGACCTGCGCCTCCCCCGAGCACCTTATGGACAAGTACTTCTGGTCCATCCAGGAGGAGGAGTTCATTTGTGAACCACCCCTCATAACCAAGTACCTGTCCACCAAGCCCTACGTCATGGAGGGTCAGGGAGTCACACTCAAATGCAAGGCCATGGGGGACCCCGACCCGGCCATCCACTGGCGCTTCCCCGACGGTAAGCTGGTGCACAACAACTCCCGCACCATCCTGTACGACAACGGCACTTTGGATATCCTCATCACCACCCTGAAGGACAGCGGGGCATTCAACTGCGTGGCCTCCAATGCTGCCGGCATTGCTACAGCAGCCGTGGAGATCAACATGATCCCACTGCCCCTGTTTGTCAACAACACGTTGCACCACATGCGCGAGGCCGACCGGGGCCTCTCTGACATCACCACCTCCTCCAAGTCGGGCAATGACACCAAGGGCCACGACAAGCATCAGGACAAGAGGGTGGTGGTGGCTGAATTGACTTCCTCCTCAGCCGTGATTCGCTGGCCCTCCGAGCGCCACATCCCTGGCATCAGGATGTACCAGATCCAGTATAACAGCACTGTAGATGACACATTAGTTTACAG AATGATCCCGTCCACCAGTAAAACGTTCCTGATCAACGACTTGGCGGCGGGCCGGGAGTACGACCTGTGTGTCCTAGCGGTATATGACGATGGTATCACCTCTCTGACGGCCACTCGGGTCGTTGGTTGTGTCCAGTTCCTAACAGCCAGTGAGGTCAGCCAGTGTCGATTCATCCATAGCCAGTTCCTGGGAGGCACCATGATCATAATCATTGGCGGCATCATTGTGGCGTCCGTGCTGGtgttcatcatcatcctcatgaTCCGCTACAAGGCCTACAGCAGCCCAGAGGACAGAAAGGCCAAGGTCAGCTCCAGCATGCACTCCCAAACAAACGGCAGCCAGCACAGACTCCAGCGCTCCACCTCCAAGCAGCCTGCTGAGGATAGCCACCAAAGAGAAGCCCTCCCGGAGGCCGCCAAGGAGTGCATGGCCATGTTACTGAAAGTGGACAGCGAAAACGAGGAGAGGGACAACCCGCCAACCACCACGGCCATCATGGAGGTGGAGCTGCCAGCTCCGCCCACTGacaagatgaagaggaggacaaGCCTGGATGCTCACCGCCCCGGATCTGGCCCCCCGTCAGacgacacgcagacagacagcagcctGACCGGCTCTACCATGTCCTTGTGTCTCCTTGGCCCCAACGCCGGCACCAGTGAGGCCCCCAGGCTCAAGGACAAAAAGAGTGCCCTGGCCAGTATGGGCTTTAATGACGAGCTGGCACGAACTAGGCACAGGTTCAGCTTTGATGGGGGGGACTACTCCATATTTCAGAGCCACAGTTATCCCCGCAGAGCGCGGACGAGGCGGCACAAGTCTACTAACCAGCTCAATGTGGAGTCCTCGCCGCTCGCAAACCGGGGTGTCACTTTCAGCAGCACTGAATGGATGCTGGAAAGCACAGTGTGA